The Lolium rigidum isolate FL_2022 chromosome 2, APGP_CSIRO_Lrig_0.1, whole genome shotgun sequence genomic interval TTTGTTATGTTACTATCGCCAATTCCATCCATGGTTGTCAATTCAATTTAGCAACTATCTTTTATTTGAGGGGATTTTACAGCAACTATCTCACACTTGTTATGATTGTCTCCATGTTGTTCGATATCAAGACCATCTCTTGATAGCTCCCCCGGCTGCACTTTGAAGTTTGAACATTAGAAACATGGAACCGTGTTTCAAATGTTTCTAATATACCTAATGCCTTATCAGGGTTTGTGAAGCTGCTAATTTAAAGTTCTTTTGGAGATAAAATCCTGTGAAACTCAAAGATGATACTTATTTAAAGTGAAAGTATGTTAATCTGTAGTGTTTGTTGAAGCTGGGAATTTCCTGAGTCCTGCAAACCGGTGTAGAGGAAGGAACATTTGGAAGAAATTATGGTGAATAATCGTGTGTGGCCTCTCAGACTTGGTGATCCCACACTTTTTATTTACAGTGCTAAGAGTATATCGGCCTGACTTGCCAAAGGGCCCGACTCATTTTTTTTCTAAGAGTACTCCACCTATGCCTTTTAGGAATAGCTGGTCCCAAGCCAAggtaaaggaggagggttgtgataggCTTGGCGGGCCAACATAACAACCAGCCATTCCTAGGATATGAAACCCAAGAGAAATTCATTGGGTGTAACTCTCTCAGAGACGGGCCATATCGGAACCTGGGTGTGGTGTTAAATGAGCAAAGGCTGGGGCCATACCGCCTTAGTGGTGCGTACATCTTCGCCGGATGTAGTGATAAGTGAGCAAGGGTCTTTGCATCTGAAAGGCAAGGAAGCTAGCCGAGGCAAATAGGTTGCGGATGGGTAGTTGGAATGTAGGATCCTTGACTAGGAAGCTACGGGAGTTTGTGGATGCTGCGATCAGGAGCCTTGTAAATATTCTTTGTGTCCAGGTCTCAGGAGACTAGATGGGCCGAGTCAAAAGGCGAGGGAAGTTGAGGATGCCGGTTTCAAGCTTTGATATTCAAGGTTAGCCGGTACTAGAAATGGCGTAGGCCTCCTCATAGACAGGGGGATAGGATCATCCTATTCAAgctagttgttgcaaatcttgtcCTGAACGTTATTAGTGTTTATGCCCCACAAGTTGGGCTCGACATGAGCGCTAAGAGGCAGTTTTGGGAGGACTTGGGAGGACGTCGTTAGAAGTGTACCGACTAACAAGAAGCTCTTTATTGGGGGAGATCTCAATGGCCATGTGGGTACAACTAACATAGGTGATGCCCTTATTTTTCTCATCTTTGCCTCTGGTGCAAAGGCCTCATTATAGTCTATCAAGTGCATTAACCTTTTGCAGCCAATGTTGCCTTGTATTTTCCACATCTTCTGAAGCTACATTCACTATAAATACCCGTTTGCATCCAACTGCCTTCTTTTCTGACTGAATAAAAAGTTCCCATATCTTGTCTTTCTGAAGTTACTGAGTTGGAGTTTTGGTGGTGGATGAGATTAGCTcgatagttgcatgtatgtgtCTTACAAATCGTCGGACCCTTTGTTTAGAGTGCCTAAGGGGGGCTAAGTCTTAATTAAACCTGGACTCAAACCATATCAAGAACTCTCCAGCTAAACATTAACTCAAATTATGAGACCATAAGTGGATAAATCGAAAGATTTTCTTCAGAATATAGATCCTAGATAAGTGAGTATTTGGAGATGTTTTACCCCAGTTATTTTTCTATTGACAAAGAAGGGCGGGCCTGGCGAATtgatggagtatctccacttgtgTCATGGAGGTCCTGGGTTCGAATCAGCCTCCTTGCACAATAAAAAAGCAAGGGAAAGGCTGCCTAGAAATACCCTTCCCCAGACCCTACAATGTGTGGGAGCTTTCAGCACTTGGTACGCCCTTTTTCTGTTGAAAAAAATAAGCAACTAGGACCTGGTAGGATGGTACTGAAACAAGTAATTAGATTGGATAACTGGATGGGGTTGATTAATGATTTGCAGAATTATATCACAGAACACTTCAGCAAATGCAACAAAAACGAAATGAGATGACTGCCATATAATCTGTGTTACCGACATTGATAAATTGCTCAAACATCAACCTGCTTCATAAGCAACATAATGTGATGATTCTAATTCATTTCCATTGGAGTGATGGTTGTCGTTTAGGTTAGCTTTCTGAGACTAGCATGCTAAAGAATAGAAACATGCTGAGGATGCTTTCCAATCGAACAATGATTGGTTTCTGCTATTTATGTAATATCATCAAGACTTTAGTAAGTGTGCCTCAGTTATGCTACCACCACTTGTATTATTTCTAAAACCAGATTGATGGGAAAGGGTATATACTCTACTTGTGACCACCGGAGAGTCTTGTCGGTTTAATTGATGAAATTTGGGAGCAACCTATTTCAGTGCATGAAAACTAACTAAATTCCACAGCTTATGCAACCTATTCCAGAGTGATGAAATTTGGGAGCAACCTACTTCAGTGCATCAAGACTTCAGTAAGTGATGAAATTTGGGAGCAACCTTAGGCCTTCCAGAGCGTATGCAAATGCTGGTGCCCAAAACGTTTTTGAGGCATCTACCACGGATGCCCGCTACTGCCCAGGCGGTGCCTTAACAAAAATCCTGGGAACCAGAGTGACTAGGTGCTCCGATGCCCCAACTCATAACCATTAAAATGTTGGTGTCATTGACTATTAGTCCCTCGGGTCGTACTAAATCGACGTGAGCCATGCAAACCGAATGGCCTATGTACGTACGTTTTTCACGTCGATTAATGGTGACAAGAGGGAGTAGTTGTTAACTGCAATGGGCGCGCAGTGCTCCCCTTCATTCTCCTCGCATTGCTGCTCCTCAGCTTGCTCCGCTCGCCTAGTGCTAGTCATAGTCGAAGAGCTTTTGGCAAACTTCTTAGGCTTTGGGCATTGACCACGCTGTGGATCGGAAGGCCTAGGCTTGGTATTTTTCTTGCCTAGCAGTATCAGGATCCGTTTTTTTGAGCCATCTCTAGCTAGGATCCATCAAGGATGTTTTCATAGCTCTAACTGACACCCTGTTCTCAGTAGTCAGTATGCTTCGCCTTAAAGGGCTCTATTTTGTGTTCTCGTTTTGTTTAGAGCTCTGTCTAAACCAATAACAATGATGTTCTAGTATTGTCAAACATCTTCTGGTGGCTGGTGTTAAGCGAAGTTCTACATCTTATTCCTTTCAGGAAGCTGCTTAAAGTTTGTAAAAAAGAAATTGGATGGGAAGTTTGTAATTTTATGGGGAAACATGTCTCTAAATTTACGGCACCACTTGCTGTCATATGATGCACAGACATCCACACCAAAACTGTTAAGATCCGCTTAAGAACGAAGAAAACAGTTCCCCTTCCTTGTGTTCTAGTATACAACGCAGTTTGATGTTTTTCAGTCCCCAAGATTAACTCCAGTAGGGGCAAATTGTTAAGTGATTTGGTATACCTTTCTGCAATTATCTAAGTACTATTCATTCATGTATGCTGATTTCTCATGTCCCTACCTGAATTGATGTGATTGTGGCTCTCTTTTGCCAATGTAAATAACTAAATGTAGAGTAGGAGAAGAGTTAGTCACGTAACTTACTATTACTAAAGTGACTTGTCTTGAGTTTGAATATCTGACGTGTAAATCTTGTAAGAGTGCTCTAAATCTAGAATATATTGTTGATCTTATACACGATCGATCTGATCCGGGAAATTGGTTGCTGATCAGTGCCAAGACATTTTTATAACGATGACGCTGTAGATAGAAGAGCTCAACAGATGATGGGACCTGTTCAAATCGCGATCTACTCCTGTGCCTTTTTACTCTTTTTGAGAAAAAAAGAGTAAAAATTACAGTATGCGCCGGTTATTTTCTCGGAGTGCTTAGGAGTTGAATTAATCAACCTCTAACTTAAATCATACGGATTCGACCCTCCACAGTCTGCATTTGAGCTAGCGATCGATGTGGTGATCATTCAGCTGTTGATCAAGTTAGTTCCTTTCGAGCATCTCGCAGAACCTCTTGAAGGATTCGAGCTTCTGCAGCTTCATCTGGTCGTGGAACTTCCTGATGAACACGTCGGCGACGTGGTCGATCTCGTCCTCCAGCCTGAACTCCACGCCGCCTCGTTCCGCCGCGCTGCGGGCAAGATCGATCACCGACCCTGGCGGCACGTTCGCCAGCTGCAGCTGCTTCGCCACACCCTCTCCGCCCTCCTCTTTCTCCACCTCGCTGCTCACCATGACTAATGGTGAATCGCTGCCACCGCCATCCCGGCCCATGGTGAAGCTTGGAAGGCTGTTGAGCAATACGAAGCTCGGCAGGTTTTCAGCACGGCGGCTTTCCTACCAACTCCACTGCTCGCGGCCGCAACAAGGTGGTTGCCATTGCCGTGCTCGCTGTTGTCTTGGCTTCTGCCGCCCATGACCGCGTGAATCTTGCTGTTGATGGCGCTCATCAGGAGCTTCTTGTTCCGGAGGATGCTGAAGATGACGAGGCGCGTCCGCACGGGGCTTGTCTTGCTGCCCGTCGCGGTAGACCTCCCCTTCACAGCGGCCACGATGGCGGAGAAGAGCTGCTTCAAGAACTGGGACGCCTTCATCTTGACCGATGCTCAAAAACAAAGGGACGGCGAGAAATCAATCAAAGTGGCGTCTCAGTGGTGTTTTCTGTGATTATTAGCTAACTGTGCACATGCATGTGTGTTTTTGGCATGGAGTTTGGTTCCTAGGGAtccatgggtatatataggggtggtGAGCTGAGACCTGAGACTGAGATAACTAAGGTGGTTCTAAATCTTCAAGGCTTCTTCCAGGAAGCTTCAGCATCACATGCATCGATGAAAAGTTACATGTTACGAATTATGATGGGCACCGAAGAAATAAGGAAATGAGAGGGCTTGGGGTGGGTCTGGGCAGGCAGCAGAAAGGTAACTAGTACTAACATCAAAGGCTGGTGATTAAAGCCAAAGTAGCAGCAAAAAAGAATGACGCACAGACAGAGAAAAGGCAACAGAAACACGAATGTTTTGTTCCGTGCACACGATTCCTAACCATATACCTCGTTCATGCGCAACAGTTGTCTTGGCGATACTACGAGTTTGCTTCTTCTGAGGTTATGCTGAAAACATTATCTTGATTGTGGACTTGCAACTTGCCAACCGTGCTACTTTTGGGGTTTGCCCCCTTCCCTTTGCTTGTCATTGTCGATCCAATACTGTTTCCAATGTATATTCAAAAACTGATGCTGAATCCTATCGTTTGGCATTCCTTTCTAAATAAAAATCGTTTGGCATTCTAATGGAAGTGCATCATTTTCATCAACCTATTCGTCAGATGTTTTCAATGCATACATAACCATCTTTGCGCTTGTGTTATGTATGGTTCTAACCTAACCTACCTCGTActggttttttcttttcttgttttaccATGGAGTCTTTTTAGTTCTTGCTAGTAATTTCGGTAAATCTTAGTCACCTAACATTGCAACCAGCCAGCTGTGCTAGATTGAAGACTTAGATGGTTTCGGTGCATAACATCTTTGCAAGTGTGATATGTATGATTCATCCTTTGCTGAACTTAAAATGACAGTTCTGAGAGTGCAATTTTAGCAAAACACTTAAGTGCTTTCATTCTACAGTATATGATTTTTCAAAAATGGATGGAGGGTACAACTTATGgcccatatggccccggaggtggtgtgccggaggagtataaaactcggggaagcggcgaagaaccgacattggagcgacgatgtgtcggagagaCATCATCTAGGTGTAAGGCTGGTGACCCGTCGGGCTGCAAGAGATCCGTGAACGAGGTCATATCTGGAGTCCAACcagacatggtggagaagatttgagagagtgaaggagatgaatgagatgaaatgggtgtggagtgagtgaaaccatatgggggatatttatagggggtggggatgaaattttgggggtttttggcttttttttcgaattttttgagccagcagcggctaccccaacggctagctaacgtggacgaatcagatcgcgccacgtcagctagccgttagcccctccctctcgcccccgcTCTCGCCCCGACCCGCCAGCGCACCGCCTCGCTCTCGCCCCCCTCTCGGCGccgggcggcagccgggcggtagcgggcgctaccgccgggcggtggatccaccgccccgcGCTGCCGTCTTGCCTCACTATCGCCTCCCTATCGCCTcccggcgggcggtaccgcccgccctaacgcccgcgttggcaccagccttatacGTACATAGAAGCTGGGATGAGAGTGGTTGGATGTCGATCCATAGAATTCCAGCAGCATAAGAAAAATAGACAATGATGTGCAACCTTGCCCTTCTCAGGTGGGTACAAGTACAATCTTTGTATCTTGAATTGCAGAACTCCAGCTCAACTGCGTTTAGACTTCAGATCTCCTGGAACCAGAACCTTTGATTTCCATATATACAAAAGGCTTTTTTTCTGCGGTTAAGAATGTAGAGTTGATATAATGATAACGCTACGCCATAGATCACAGCCATCTCTTGCTGAGGGAATCTCGATCTATGACCTAGTAATAGCTGCTTATGCTTTTCTTCGGAAGCCTTCGCCGCTAAGGTTCACCTCACCTTGCGCGCATCTAGCAATCCCTGCCTTTTGTCCTGCCTGCCCGGGGCTAGCTGCGTCGGCACATAGTACATTGCAGCTGTTCTCCAGGGACCAAACAAACTCCTTCCCAAAGATGAAATGTAGGCCAAATCTTTTATCTCCTCTCTTTTCCGGCTGCTTCTTTTCTTACGACCCAGCCGCGCACCCCATATGACGCCCACAAAAGGGTTTTGACCTTTTTTGTGCAAAAATCATGGTATTTTCTAAAGTTTTAATAcaaaaattaataaaattgagTCCTACAATAATTAAAATAAAAGTCCATTAATTCCCACATTCTTAAACAAAATTAGAGCACTTAGGTTGCGACTCCTTTGAGCGCACATGGGTGCTCTGCCAAATCATTTTGCATCTAaaggtgtatatgatgccccccatagggggtctcacagcgctttggattttcggccgtcagATCGAGC includes:
- the LOC124690075 gene encoding uncharacterized protein LOC124690075 yields the protein MKASQFLKQLFSAIVAAVKGRSTATGSKTSPVRTRLVIFSILRNKKLLMSAINSKIHAVMGGRSQDNSEHGNGNHLVAAASSGVGRKAAVLKTCRASEVEKEEGGEGVAKQLQLANVPPGSVIDLARSAAERGGVEFRLEDEIDHVADVFIRKFHDQMKLQKLESFKRFCEMLERN